One Terriglobales bacterium genomic window carries:
- a CDS encoding cupin domain-containing protein — protein sequence MNNPHKFGTESGSDHALEQRAPIVTHHDTIKWFEAIAGERLCIRVHGTQVNGRYAIMENIAAPGTATPMHFHAEDEIVHILEGSVTFSIHGNVFNASVGSIVVIPAGAHHAWRNRSNAPIRMSTFFSPGGVEELYPKLVGLSLEELSTVVEPFGSGIVGPPIDE from the coding sequence ATGAATAATCCCCACAAGTTCGGCACGGAGTCTGGATCTGATCATGCACTCGAACAACGTGCACCTATTGTCACTCACCATGACACCATCAAATGGTTTGAGGCAATCGCCGGAGAACGATTGTGCATTCGGGTTCACGGAACGCAGGTGAATGGCCGCTATGCAATTATGGAAAATATCGCGGCGCCAGGCACAGCAACACCTATGCACTTCCATGCGGAAGATGAAATTGTTCACATCCTTGAAGGGTCTGTGACCTTCAGCATCCACGGCAACGTTTTCAACGCCTCCGTCGGCTCAATTGTGGTTATTCCCGCAGGCGCACATCACGCGTGGAGGAATCGTTCGAACGCTCCGATCCGCATGTCGACCTTCTTTTCACCAGGTGGAGTAGAAGAGCTTTACCCCAAGCTTGTCGGCTTGTCGCTGGAAGAGCTATCTACTGTAGTCGAACCATTCGGA